One part of the Dyadobacter sp. 676 genome encodes these proteins:
- a CDS encoding FecR domain-containing protein, translated as MFQVDEWYASLAAETTTEEAFDQQEHLARVQNEIRRLSADEVPAVPLRRPAFPWFLRYAVAAMFLLVAGVGGYYYLSRKSVFRPGTDTIAIVNKTRQVRRHTFPDGSEAWLNPGTRITYAKDDFRKDSREVSLEGEAFFEVTHDASRPFFVHGESVQVKVLGTSFNVRANKGEAEYAVSVVTGKVFVTADEGREVTLLPHQQAVFKVASGELVSAQVPEVAEKAPLWQPVSLSFSDAKLGEVVKRLEEKFDVKIRLENPNLENCRVKATFDHDRLSEILEMTMQIVDASYQMQNDEILIRGEGCAASE; from the coding sequence GTGTTTCAGGTCGACGAATGGTACGCGTCGCTCGCCGCGGAAACCACGACGGAGGAGGCGTTCGACCAGCAAGAGCATTTGGCCAGGGTTCAGAACGAAATCAGGAGGTTATCGGCCGATGAAGTGCCGGCGGTGCCCCTGCGGCGTCCCGCGTTTCCATGGTTCCTGCGGTATGCCGTCGCGGCGATGTTCCTGCTGGTGGCCGGTGTGGGTGGGTATTATTATTTATCCCGCAAATCTGTTTTCAGGCCCGGCACCGATACCATCGCGATTGTAAACAAAACCCGCCAGGTCCGCAGGCACACTTTTCCCGACGGCAGCGAAGCCTGGCTGAACCCCGGTACGCGCATTACCTATGCGAAAGACGATTTCAGGAAAGATTCCCGGGAAGTTTCCCTGGAAGGAGAAGCGTTTTTTGAAGTAACCCACGACGCGTCGCGGCCCTTCTTCGTTCACGGGGAATCGGTACAGGTGAAGGTTTTGGGAACGAGCTTCAATGTCCGGGCCAATAAGGGCGAGGCGGAATATGCGGTTTCTGTCGTGACAGGGAAAGTGTTCGTAACTGCCGACGAGGGCCGGGAAGTGACACTGCTTCCACACCAGCAGGCAGTTTTCAAAGTGGCGTCGGGGGAGCTCGTAAGCGCGCAGGTGCCCGAGGTGGCCGAAAAAGCGCCTTTATGGCAACCCGTTTCCCTGTCATTCAGCGATGCGAAGCTGGGCGAGGTCGTGAAGCGCCTGGAAGAAAAATTCGACGTAAAGATCCGTTTGGAAAACCCCAATCTTGAAAACTGCCGCGTAAAGGCCACTTTCGACCACGACAGGCTTTCCGAAATACTCGAAATGACCATGCAGATCGTGGATGCCAGCTACCAGATGCAGAATGATGAAATCCTCATCCGGGGTGAAGGCTGCGCCGCTTCGGAATAG
- a CDS encoding TonB-dependent receptor: MTVGAQTVVDVTLKVDSKSLEEVVVVGYGTQSKKNITGSVATVQGSEITRSPQANVSNSFAGRLPGLIANNRSGEPGSDGSNILIRGRATTGNSNPLIVIDGIANAIGGLDRLNPNDIESISVLKDASAAIYGAQAANGVILITTKKGLAGKPRFDYSFNQGFVQPTRLPRFVDAPTYAGILNTIDYYRNPSGGMNQRYSDAEIQKFRDGSDPVNYPNTNWVKELMKPVALQNQHNLSVSGGTEKINYFVSAGTLYQDGLYRDGVNKYRQYSVRSNVNVNVNDKLSFGIQLATRRENRSYIAGFSASNVFEFLYRTYPTLPARYPDGKLGAGVEQGKNPIAMATLAGTNKSPTTVSNGILRASYQLPIDGLSLDGFFSADQSFAFTKEMKTNWIVYQYNKTTRQYSTVLGGPAQAQMYESQTNKALLTGNIKLNYVKSFGDHAFSSFIAYEQSRETQEFFSASRNNFITTQLPDLSQGGAQPVDYGNSGSSYRTSRRNVFGRLNYNYLGKYLAEIQLRYDGSSVFPPGKRYGFFPGISLGWRVSQEPWFRTGDAVNDLKIRASYGELGNDRVNPNQFRDNFQVRNGAFSTGNNANNVPIIQYSLLANPNITWEVARKYNLGLNSTLFKRLTFDLDLFFENRTHILASRNVSIPALTGISSSQIPKENIAEVHNRGLETQIQYAGSHNNFNYNIGGNFAFAKSEVIFIDEAPNTLDYQRATGMPLGSDLGNPNADLMYRAIGVFKTQQELDAYPHVSGAGLGDLKYEDYNGDGKIDGADRIRSEFSNVPQITYGVNLGGGWKNLSLNVLLQGQARVAQYVVVEAGEFSSVMQSRAGDAWSPANPDGNSPRIDSRTGTGVNGSYKNTFWFQNTAFLRLKNVELAYNVPAKVISRIGLGGLRIYTNGFNLLTFTKVKDFDPEGDNGNAFFYPQQKIYNVGVNVTF, encoded by the coding sequence GTGACGGTTGGGGCGCAGACCGTCGTGGATGTAACTCTGAAAGTGGATTCCAAATCGCTGGAAGAGGTGGTGGTGGTAGGATATGGCACGCAGTCCAAAAAGAACATTACCGGTTCGGTTGCGACCGTGCAGGGCTCGGAAATTACGCGCAGCCCGCAGGCGAATGTTTCCAACTCGTTTGCAGGACGTTTGCCCGGCTTGATCGCCAATAACCGTTCCGGCGAGCCGGGTTCGGATGGTTCGAATATACTGATCCGTGGCCGCGCGACGACCGGGAACAGCAACCCGCTCATCGTCATCGATGGTATCGCCAATGCAATAGGAGGGCTCGACCGCCTCAATCCCAACGACATAGAGAGTATCTCGGTGCTGAAAGACGCTTCGGCGGCCATTTACGGCGCGCAGGCAGCGAACGGGGTAATTTTGATCACCACTAAAAAAGGCCTGGCGGGCAAGCCGCGTTTCGATTATTCTTTCAACCAGGGCTTTGTGCAGCCTACACGCCTGCCCAGGTTCGTGGATGCGCCCACGTACGCGGGAATCCTGAATACCATTGATTACTACCGCAACCCGTCGGGTGGGATGAATCAGCGGTACAGCGATGCCGAAATCCAGAAATTCAGGGACGGTTCGGACCCGGTCAACTATCCCAACACCAACTGGGTGAAGGAACTGATGAAACCTGTGGCATTGCAGAACCAGCACAACCTGTCCGTTTCCGGCGGTACAGAAAAGATCAACTACTTCGTGTCGGCGGGGACTTTGTACCAGGACGGCCTTTACCGCGACGGCGTGAACAAATACCGCCAGTACAGCGTGCGTTCGAATGTGAATGTCAATGTAAATGATAAATTGAGCTTCGGCATCCAGCTCGCGACACGGCGCGAGAACCGCAGCTATATCGCCGGTTTTAGCGCGAGCAACGTGTTTGAATTTTTGTACAGAACTTATCCAACGTTACCGGCACGCTATCCCGACGGGAAACTCGGTGCCGGCGTGGAGCAGGGCAAAAATCCGATCGCGATGGCGACACTGGCCGGGACCAACAAGAGCCCTACCACGGTTTCGAACGGCATTCTGCGCGCGAGCTACCAGCTGCCGATCGACGGGTTGTCGCTCGACGGCTTTTTCTCCGCGGACCAGAGTTTTGCATTTACCAAGGAAATGAAAACGAACTGGATCGTTTACCAATACAACAAAACTACCCGGCAATACAGTACCGTGCTCGGCGGGCCGGCGCAGGCGCAGATGTACGAGAGCCAGACCAACAAGGCGCTGTTAACAGGCAATATCAAGCTGAATTATGTCAAAAGCTTCGGCGACCACGCATTTTCCTCCTTTATTGCCTACGAGCAGAGCCGCGAGACGCAGGAGTTTTTCAGCGCGTCGCGCAACAACTTCATCACCACGCAGCTGCCCGACCTGAGCCAGGGCGGCGCCCAGCCGGTGGATTACGGCAACAGCGGCAGCAGCTACCGTACCTCGCGCCGGAATGTGTTCGGGCGGTTGAACTACAACTATCTGGGCAAATACCTGGCCGAGATTCAGTTGCGTTACGACGGGTCGTCGGTGTTTCCTCCGGGCAAGCGCTACGGGTTCTTCCCTGGCATTTCGCTGGGTTGGCGCGTTTCGCAGGAGCCGTGGTTCCGTACGGGGGATGCGGTTAATGATCTTAAAATCAGGGCCTCGTATGGCGAATTGGGTAATGACCGGGTGAATCCCAACCAGTTCCGCGACAACTTCCAGGTACGCAACGGCGCATTTTCGACCGGCAACAATGCGAACAACGTGCCAATCATCCAGTACTCGTTGCTGGCCAACCCGAACATTACCTGGGAAGTGGCCAGGAAATACAACCTGGGCCTTAATTCTACGCTTTTCAAAAGGCTGACTTTCGACCTCGACCTGTTCTTCGAAAACCGCACCCACATCCTTGCCAGCCGCAATGTGAGCATTCCTGCATTGACGGGTATCAGCTCGTCGCAGATCCCGAAGGAGAACATCGCAGAAGTGCATAACCGCGGCCTCGAAACGCAAATCCAGTATGCGGGCAGCCACAACAACTTCAATTACAACATTGGCGGCAACTTTGCATTTGCCAAAAGCGAGGTAATCTTTATTGACGAGGCCCCGAATACCCTCGATTACCAGCGCGCTACCGGCATGCCGCTCGGCTCCGATCTCGGCAATCCCAATGCCGACCTCATGTACCGGGCCATCGGTGTGTTCAAAACCCAGCAGGAGCTCGACGCTTATCCGCACGTTTCGGGCGCGGGTTTGGGCGACCTCAAATACGAAGACTACAATGGGGACGGCAAGATCGACGGCGCCGACCGCATCCGTTCGGAGTTCAGCAATGTGCCACAGATCACTTACGGCGTAAATCTCGGCGGCGGCTGGAAAAACCTGAGCCTGAATGTGCTCCTGCAAGGCCAGGCACGCGTGGCGCAATATGTGGTGGTAGAAGCGGGCGAGTTCAGCAGCGTCATGCAGTCGCGCGCCGGGGACGCGTGGAGCCCCGCCAACCCGGATGGCAATTCGCCGCGCATCGATTCGCGCACGGGCACGGGCGTGAATGGCAGCTATAAAAACACGTTCTGGTTCCAGAATACGGCATTCCTGCGCCTGAAAAACGTGGAGCTGGCCTACAATGTACCCGCGAAAGTGATTTCAAGGATCGGGCTGGGCGGCCTGCGGATTTATACTAACGGGTTTAACCTGCTCACATTCACCAAAGTGAAGGATTTCGATCCGGAAGGGGATAATGGCAATGCATTTTTTTATCCCCAACAGAAAATCTACAATGTGGGCGTGAACGTGACATTCTAA
- a CDS encoding RagB/SusD family nutrient uptake outer membrane protein has translation MKFNKLILSFLAGFAGLLAGCDDAFLDTRPTDIISDQAIWADSALADAYVVGRYVGVQLSTEGDKPGFGRGFEDAWMSSVTDESICNFDNDTYFVQQGNAAPDRTGWISNTWTRSYRSIRECNYGLANLDKVPMSESGRKRLKAELRFIRAYRYHDLIRNFGGIPIIGDKVYTLEDRDYTELYQRKSIEESLAYAISELDAAAAGMAGSTVIPGRGSENAALALKARLLLYAASPLYNNDRNDAGKWQKAADAAKAVMDKNAFSLYNDYRKLFITNNTSEDIFIRLYSPTNEHTNLELVNGPNGYGGWAGNTPLQNLVDDYEMMDGTKITDPKSGYNPKDPYKNRDPRLTMSILYNGAPYRERKVETFVPGGLDSKDGNENWNTTKTGYYVYKFINDQSPIRNANQTATQPWKYIRYGEILLNYAEARNEASGPDATVYSAVNQIRKRAGMPDLPSGLTQAAMRERIRNERRVELAFEEHRFYDVRRWKIANITENVPAYGVRPEKKPDGSVEYVRIIALEGRKFQDKNYWQPIPQSEIQASGGALKQNAGY, from the coding sequence ATGAAATTTAATAAACTGATATTGAGCTTTCTAGCCGGTTTCGCCGGGTTGCTTGCCGGCTGCGACGACGCGTTTCTCGACACGCGGCCAACCGACATTATCTCCGACCAGGCCATCTGGGCCGATTCCGCATTGGCCGATGCGTATGTGGTAGGCCGTTATGTAGGCGTGCAGCTTTCGACCGAGGGCGACAAGCCGGGTTTCGGGCGGGGGTTCGAGGATGCCTGGATGAGCTCCGTTACCGACGAGTCGATCTGTAATTTCGATAACGATACCTATTTCGTGCAGCAGGGCAATGCCGCACCCGACCGCACCGGCTGGATTTCCAACACCTGGACGCGCAGCTACCGCAGCATCCGCGAATGCAACTACGGCCTGGCTAACCTCGACAAAGTGCCTATGAGCGAGTCGGGCAGGAAGCGCCTGAAAGCCGAGCTCCGCTTTATCCGCGCCTATCGTTACCATGACCTGATCCGCAATTTCGGTGGTATCCCGATTATAGGCGACAAGGTGTACACCCTCGAAGACCGCGATTATACCGAACTCTACCAGCGCAAAAGCATCGAGGAAAGCCTCGCCTATGCCATTAGCGAGCTCGACGCCGCTGCGGCTGGTATGGCCGGTTCAACCGTAATCCCGGGCCGTGGTTCGGAAAATGCGGCATTGGCATTGAAAGCACGGTTGCTGCTGTATGCCGCAAGCCCGTTGTACAACAATGACCGGAACGACGCGGGCAAGTGGCAAAAAGCCGCCGACGCGGCCAAAGCGGTGATGGACAAGAATGCGTTTTCGCTGTACAACGACTACCGCAAGCTTTTTATCACCAACAATACTTCCGAAGATATTTTTATCCGGTTGTATTCGCCTACCAACGAGCACACCAATCTCGAACTCGTGAATGGCCCGAATGGCTATGGCGGTTGGGCCGGAAACACGCCGTTACAGAACCTCGTGGATGATTATGAAATGATGGACGGTACGAAAATCACCGACCCGAAATCGGGTTATAACCCGAAAGATCCCTATAAAAACCGAGATCCGCGCCTGACGATGAGTATTTTGTACAACGGCGCGCCGTATCGCGAACGCAAGGTGGAGACATTCGTTCCCGGTGGGCTGGACAGCAAGGATGGCAACGAAAACTGGAACACGACCAAGACGGGTTATTATGTATACAAATTTATCAATGACCAAAGCCCGATCCGCAATGCGAACCAGACCGCTACCCAGCCCTGGAAATACATCCGTTACGGCGAAATCCTGCTGAACTACGCCGAGGCGCGTAACGAAGCCTCCGGCCCCGACGCGACGGTTTACAGCGCTGTTAACCAGATCCGCAAGCGCGCCGGAATGCCCGATTTGCCCTCCGGCCTCACACAGGCGGCCATGCGCGAGCGCATCCGTAACGAGCGCCGCGTGGAGCTAGCCTTCGAGGAGCACCGGTTCTACGACGTGCGCCGCTGGAAAATCGCCAATATTACCGAAAATGTGCCCGCATATGGCGTGAGGCCCGAAAAGAAGCCCGACGGTTCCGTCGAATATGTGCGGATTATCGCATTGGAAGGACGGAAATTCCAAGACAAAAACTACTGGCAGCCGATCCCGCAGAGCGAAATCCAGGCATCGGGCGGGGCATTGAAGCAAAATGCCGGTTACTAG
- a CDS encoding CBM35 domain-containing protein yields MKKIFSMLEGTALHRPFGRTAGFCRATLHLCLLLFAYANASAQSYEAESGVLSNGADIQGCGSCSGGSQVGNLGNGAVVIPVNVAAAGTYNLTVTYSTGDPRTINVTPNGGTPVAVSCPASGGWATPAAITVSIVLNAGSNSIRLDNTYGYGPNIDKIAFSPANPPDIRSIAFGTNNRIDYDLANGHYSVYFNNSKVIGEATASANSDQVHESTDFTGRTYSTMPITDAFGSGTKHVITMTKSGAIGMQQIFYTYPGKEHFFTELVLTGNGSNCYKMTPLVSNYVDIQSNIDRRALFVPFDNDAWVRYDAKEVRYANFFSSEAGAIYDNASRKGLVIGSVEHSVWKTGVNLVGEGRSTTNYVAVVAGWTQESVTRDKRGHGWVSVGQTACRSPRIMVSYDADWRNGFEAYGQANALAEPRYVFNWTASTPFGWNSWGAIQSSINLPKARSVVDFFSTGAPGFRNSDSTLYIDLDSYWDNMSGGGLNGNFSELTEFAAYCKSKGFKPGIYWAPFVDWGKFARQMEGSSYNYQDAWTKVNGNPVELDGAYALDPTHPGTKARLQMVIGKFIACGFEMIKIDFLGHAALEADSYYDNTIHTGMEAYRKGMEYLIDQLDGKMLVYAAISPNLATGRYAHMRRIACDAYKDINETAYTLNSTTYGWWQKHIYNYLDADHLVFGSQTEGENRARLASGIVTGTLITGDDFSTTGTWTARAQALLQNEDLLNLAAGGTVFTPVEGNTGNQANEVFVRNAGNRSYLAIFNYGGTSKTFNIDLQRAGMSGTDNYTTRELFSGATGARQAATHVQGTFSITVPAADAAIVEFNDTALPVTFISFTAEKSNTGTLLQWKTAGETNNREFIIERSTDGKVFKAIGKVPGAGDSSVEKRYAYHDLAPVTGVINYYRLKQVDFDGHSEKSVVRQVNYRKADDTKSRINIYPNPGADELNIRLNQSLEGKVVVRLVDMNGKCMLSRSYTNPSEVISVPGIRPLRAGNYIVEVESADGLVQNTKFNKN; encoded by the coding sequence ATGAAGAAAATATTTTCGATGCTGGAAGGGACTGCGCTGCACCGCCCGTTCGGCAGGACAGCCGGATTTTGCCGGGCAACGCTTCACCTGTGCCTGCTGTTGTTCGCCTACGCGAATGCTTCCGCCCAAAGCTACGAGGCGGAGAGCGGTGTGCTCTCCAATGGCGCCGATATCCAGGGCTGCGGCAGCTGCTCGGGCGGCAGCCAGGTGGGAAACCTCGGCAACGGGGCCGTGGTGATTCCCGTGAACGTCGCCGCGGCGGGTACTTATAACCTGACCGTCACTTACAGCACCGGCGATCCCCGTACGATTAACGTAACGCCTAATGGCGGCACGCCGGTGGCCGTCTCCTGTCCGGCATCCGGAGGCTGGGCCACACCTGCGGCCATAACGGTAAGCATAGTTTTGAATGCAGGCAGCAACAGTATCCGGCTCGATAATACGTATGGTTACGGCCCGAATATCGACAAGATCGCATTCTCGCCTGCCAATCCGCCCGATATCCGGAGCATCGCGTTCGGTACGAACAACCGGATCGATTATGACCTTGCCAACGGACATTACTCAGTTTACTTCAACAATAGCAAGGTAATCGGCGAAGCTACCGCCAGTGCCAATTCCGACCAGGTGCACGAGAGTACCGACTTTACGGGCCGGACCTATTCGACGATGCCCATTACAGACGCATTCGGCAGCGGTACCAAGCATGTTATCACGATGACCAAAAGCGGGGCCATTGGTATGCAGCAGATATTTTACACCTATCCCGGAAAGGAGCATTTTTTTACCGAGCTGGTACTGACGGGCAATGGTTCCAATTGCTATAAAATGACGCCGCTGGTGTCCAATTACGTCGATATTCAGTCCAACATCGACCGCCGCGCCTTGTTCGTGCCGTTCGACAATGACGCCTGGGTGCGCTATGATGCGAAAGAGGTTCGTTACGCCAATTTTTTCAGCTCGGAAGCGGGTGCGATCTATGACAACGCCAGCCGGAAGGGCCTTGTGATCGGTTCGGTGGAGCATTCGGTATGGAAAACGGGCGTGAACCTCGTAGGCGAGGGCAGAAGCACGACCAACTATGTGGCCGTGGTGGCCGGCTGGACACAGGAGAGCGTTACCCGCGACAAACGCGGCCATGGCTGGGTGTCGGTAGGCCAAACCGCATGCCGATCGCCGCGCATCATGGTGAGCTACGACGCCGACTGGCGAAATGGCTTCGAGGCCTACGGCCAGGCGAATGCACTCGCCGAGCCGCGCTATGTTTTTAACTGGACGGCCAGCACGCCTTTCGGATGGAACAGCTGGGGAGCGATCCAGTCGTCGATTAACCTTCCCAAAGCCAGGTCGGTGGTCGATTTCTTCTCCACCGGCGCGCCCGGTTTCCGGAACAGCGACAGCACCCTTTACATCGATCTGGATTCTTATTGGGACAATATGTCGGGAGGCGGCCTGAACGGCAATTTCAGCGAGCTTACGGAATTTGCCGCCTATTGCAAAAGCAAGGGGTTCAAACCGGGCATTTACTGGGCACCGTTTGTGGATTGGGGTAAATTCGCCCGGCAAATGGAGGGCAGCAGCTACAACTATCAGGATGCCTGGACGAAAGTGAATGGCAATCCGGTTGAACTCGACGGTGCCTATGCATTGGACCCGACACATCCCGGTACGAAAGCGCGCCTGCAAATGGTAATCGGCAAATTCATAGCCTGCGGTTTTGAAATGATCAAGATCGACTTCCTGGGGCACGCGGCCCTGGAAGCGGACAGCTATTACGACAATACCATTCACACGGGCATGGAAGCCTACCGCAAGGGTATGGAGTACCTTATCGACCAGCTCGACGGCAAAATGCTCGTATACGCCGCCATTTCACCTAACCTAGCTACCGGGCGCTATGCACATATGCGCAGGATCGCCTGCGATGCGTACAAGGACATCAACGAAACCGCCTACACGCTCAACAGCACCACTTATGGCTGGTGGCAAAAGCATATTTACAACTACCTGGATGCCGACCATCTTGTTTTCGGCTCGCAAACCGAAGGTGAAAACCGTGCCCGGCTTGCATCCGGCATCGTGACCGGGACGCTCATTACCGGCGATGATTTTTCGACCACCGGCACGTGGACGGCCAGGGCGCAGGCGCTGCTTCAAAACGAAGACCTGCTGAATCTGGCGGCCGGAGGTACGGTATTCACGCCGGTTGAAGGCAACACGGGCAACCAGGCCAATGAAGTGTTTGTCAGGAACGCAGGTAACAGGTCATATCTGGCTATTTTTAACTACGGCGGAACCTCCAAAACTTTCAATATCGACCTGCAACGCGCTGGCATGAGCGGCACCGATAATTATACCACCCGTGAGCTATTCAGTGGCGCCACCGGTGCGCGCCAGGCGGCGACCCACGTGCAAGGCACATTTTCCATTACGGTACCGGCCGCAGACGCCGCCATCGTGGAGTTCAACGACACCGCCCTGCCCGTGACTTTCATCAGCTTTACCGCCGAAAAATCGAATACCGGTACATTGCTCCAATGGAAAACAGCCGGCGAAACGAATAACAGGGAGTTTATAATCGAGCGCAGCACGGATGGAAAGGTATTTAAAGCGATCGGCAAGGTGCCGGGTGCGGGCGATTCGTCCGTGGAAAAGCGCTATGCCTACCACGACCTCGCGCCGGTGACCGGCGTCATTAACTACTATCGTTTGAAACAGGTCGATTTCGACGGACACTCGGAAAAATCGGTGGTCCGGCAGGTGAACTACCGCAAAGCGGACGATACCAAATCGCGGATCAACATTTATCCGAATCCGGGTGCAGACGAGCTGAATATAAGACTCAACCAGTCGCTGGAAGGAAAAGTGGTGGTGCGGCTTGTGGACATGAACGGCAAATGCATGCTTTCCCGGAGTTACACCAACCCGTCGGAAGTTATTTCGGTGCCCGGCATCAGGCCCTTGCGTGCCGGGAATTATATCGTGGAAGTGGAATCGGCAGACGGGCTCGTACAGAATACTAAATTCAACAAGAACTGA
- a CDS encoding histidine kinase — MKTLFYALMTAVLCVCPARAQPGRPIVLQFNTDNGLPQNSVKDIAFDEWGFCWLATEMGLVRYDGQRFETYGTSEIEGLESDRIEGLTADARGTLYARAYGEQVIRIAISGKYAAPAPVLLPKWYVHVGLQGVAVDEKKMLKKLADFYNHLTTGPFLYASSVSNSEIYLRNQDSLLFISPGQTRPVKIRTYSGLYPQYTLFAGQFLVCILPGNRIEVWKNGRLLPQYTSVTGPLASNAQFLAGDFLSFPAADGFFVYVGADLYKVSLHGGGLRSEIELQNIQVHGLSSIRYVPEQATYYLGSSTDGLFKVRRSPFGGPPVMVPPLNESLYAQAYSGDGGLIVRNMVVWPDKVPRRLPIKNEIASLLFTTADGQLYYEQDFTLRKMDIRSGRIRDLAAVERRLVHMSPAGGGNYFFAQNNGFAKLVNDKGAGFKEFPEKTNILYAKQLRPSYFLVCTENGLKWYDYERNRIDKSVLESMAIRTVYLEKDGKMWISTYGKGFYLLHNNRLHRMPFGPRQALKTVHSFIEDGHGFFWLPSNNGLFKVRKSDLSAYAERRLEKIYFFRFERSDGLPTNEFNGGCDPPYLWLKDSLLSLPSMKGLVWFYPNKLKPYFPSRGIFVDSLMLNNRPEDLHAQGITLDPDFKRLSIKISSPYFGNPENLGLEYRVADLDADWHPVDKTGQVAINSLPAGNYRLMVRRSGGVRSSGRNALEFGITVRPWFYNTWWFYLFCICVSVLVGYLLFKRRLTKLEREAVALENIISDRTRELKSAVDELARSEMALLESNRFKDHVITMVLHDMRSPLRFISLISGNLLKNHTQLTPPGPGRLPGRPSYGHAEPAGFYRTVFYVDRYAAARFQDQQGIVRGQCAIRGNCFAV, encoded by the coding sequence ATGAAAACCCTCTTTTATGCGCTGATGACAGCCGTTCTTTGCGTGTGTCCGGCCCGTGCACAGCCGGGGCGGCCGATCGTTCTGCAGTTCAATACCGATAATGGCCTGCCTCAGAACAGCGTAAAGGACATTGCATTCGACGAATGGGGATTTTGTTGGCTCGCCACCGAAATGGGACTTGTACGCTACGACGGTCAACGTTTTGAGACATACGGTACCTCCGAAATCGAAGGTCTGGAGTCGGACAGGATAGAGGGCCTTACGGCCGACGCGCGCGGCACCCTCTACGCGCGGGCATACGGCGAGCAGGTCATCCGGATAGCTATTTCGGGAAAATATGCCGCACCCGCGCCGGTACTATTGCCCAAATGGTATGTTCACGTAGGCCTGCAAGGGGTAGCGGTGGATGAAAAAAAGATGCTGAAAAAGCTGGCCGATTTCTATAATCACCTCACCACCGGGCCATTTCTGTACGCGTCGAGCGTTTCCAACAGCGAGATATACCTTCGAAATCAGGACAGCCTGTTATTCATATCGCCCGGTCAAACCAGGCCGGTGAAAATCAGGACTTATTCCGGCCTGTACCCGCAATACACCTTGTTCGCCGGGCAGTTTCTGGTTTGCATTCTGCCGGGTAACCGGATCGAGGTGTGGAAAAACGGCCGGCTGCTGCCGCAGTACACGTCGGTAACCGGTCCGTTGGCATCCAACGCACAATTTCTGGCAGGGGATTTTTTAAGTTTTCCGGCTGCCGACGGCTTTTTCGTATATGTGGGCGCTGATCTTTACAAAGTTTCACTGCACGGCGGAGGTCTCCGATCTGAAATCGAACTGCAAAATATCCAAGTGCACGGATTGAGCAGCATCCGCTATGTGCCGGAGCAGGCCACTTACTATCTGGGCTCGTCGACGGACGGCCTGTTCAAAGTAAGGCGATCCCCGTTCGGTGGCCCGCCTGTGATGGTGCCGCCCCTGAACGAAAGCCTTTATGCCCAGGCATATTCGGGTGACGGAGGGCTGATCGTGAGGAATATGGTGGTGTGGCCAGACAAAGTACCCCGCCGATTACCCATTAAAAATGAAATTGCCTCGCTGCTTTTCACGACGGCCGACGGGCAGTTGTATTATGAACAGGACTTCACACTCCGGAAAATGGATATCCGGAGCGGACGGATCCGCGACCTGGCGGCTGTGGAACGCAGGCTTGTTCATATGAGCCCCGCTGGTGGAGGCAATTACTTTTTCGCTCAAAACAATGGATTCGCCAAACTGGTGAACGATAAGGGGGCCGGTTTCAAGGAATTTCCCGAGAAAACGAACATTCTGTACGCGAAGCAGCTGAGACCGTCCTATTTCCTGGTTTGCACGGAGAATGGCCTGAAATGGTATGATTACGAACGTAACCGTATCGATAAATCGGTTCTGGAATCGATGGCGATACGGACTGTGTACCTCGAAAAGGACGGCAAAATGTGGATTTCGACTTACGGAAAGGGGTTTTATCTTTTGCATAACAACAGGCTCCACCGGATGCCTTTCGGGCCGCGGCAGGCGTTGAAAACGGTCCACTCCTTTATCGAGGACGGTCATGGCTTTTTCTGGTTGCCGAGCAACAACGGCCTTTTCAAAGTAAGGAAAAGCGATTTGTCGGCCTATGCCGAAAGACGGCTCGAAAAGATCTATTTTTTTCGTTTCGAGCGGTCGGACGGCCTGCCTACCAATGAGTTCAACGGTGGGTGCGATCCGCCTTATTTGTGGTTGAAAGACAGCTTGTTATCGCTTCCTTCCATGAAAGGGCTGGTTTGGTTTTATCCCAACAAGCTGAAACCCTATTTTCCGTCCCGGGGAATTTTTGTGGATAGCCTGATGCTCAACAACCGGCCGGAGGACCTTCATGCGCAGGGCATTACCCTCGATCCGGATTTCAAACGGCTTTCCATTAAAATCTCCTCTCCGTATTTTGGCAATCCGGAGAATCTCGGACTGGAATACCGGGTAGCCGACCTCGATGCGGACTGGCACCCGGTGGACAAAACCGGGCAGGTGGCGATCAACAGCCTGCCCGCCGGGAATTACCGCCTGATGGTGCGGCGAAGCGGCGGCGTGCGCTCGTCGGGTCGGAATGCGCTGGAATTCGGGATCACCGTACGGCCATGGTTTTACAATACCTGGTGGTTTTACCTGTTTTGCATTTGCGTATCGGTGCTGGTAGGCTATCTGTTGTTCAAAAGAAGGCTTACCAAGCTGGAACGCGAAGCCGTGGCACTCGAAAATATCATTTCAGACCGTACCCGTGAGCTGAAAAGCGCCGTGGACGAGTTGGCCAGGTCGGAAATGGCGCTGCTGGAAAGCAATCGTTTCAAAGATCATGTCATTACCATGGTGCTCCACGATATGCGTTCGCCATTGCGGTTCATCTCGCTCATCAGCGGTAATCTTTTGAAAAACCACACGCAGCTCACGCCCCCCGGACCTGGACGCTTACCTGGGCGACCTTCATATGGGCACGCAGAACCTGCTGGGTTTTACCGAACAGTTTTTTATGTGGATCGGTACGCAGCAGCAAGGTTTCAAGATCAGCAGGGTATTGTTCGCGGTCAATGCGCTATTCGAGGAAATTGCTTCGCTGTATAA